A genomic region of Phocoena sinus isolate mPhoSin1 chromosome 18, mPhoSin1.pri, whole genome shotgun sequence contains the following coding sequences:
- the PCDH20 gene encoding protocadherin-20 yields the protein MRSRGDARSSRALPVSWRPATWHPRLDMGRLSRSRSSTSHRNLPHLLLFFLFVGPFNCLASYSRATELLYSLNEGLPAGVLIGSLAEDLRLVQGAGRQDPQSQPPEHSGAERNPPLSFSLASQGLSGQYVILDNRSGELHTSAQEIDREALCLEGGGGAAWWSSISISSSPSADSCLLLLDVLVLPQEYFRFVKVKIAIRDINDNAPQFPVSEISVWVPENAPVNTRLAIEHPAMDRDTGTNGVQTYRLLDYHRMFTLDVEENENGERTPYLIVMGLLDRETQDQYVSIIIAEDGGSPPLLGSATLTIGISDINDNCPLFTDSQINATVYGNATVGTPIAAVQAVDRDLGNNAQVTYSYSQKVPQVSKDLFHLDENTGVIKLFSKIGGSVLQTHKLTILANGPGCIPAMITALVTIIKVIFRPPEIVPRYIANEIDGIVYLKELEPVKTPIAFFTIRDPEGKYKVNCYLDGEGPFRLSPYKPYSNEYLLETTKPMDYELQQFYEIAVVAWNSEGFHVKKMIKVQLLDDNDNAPIFLQPLMELTIEENNSPNAFLTKLDATDADSGERGQVSYFLGPDAPSYFSLDSVTGVLTVSTQLDREEKEKYKYTVRAVDSGKPPKESVATVAITVLDKNDNSPRFINKDFSFFVPENFPGYGEIGIISVTDADAGQNGWVALSVVNQSDIFVIDTGKGMLRAKVSLDREQQSSYTLWVEAVDGGEPPLSSTTKITILLLDINDNPPLVLFPQSNMSYLLVLPSTLPGSPVTEVYAIDKDTGMNAVIAYSIIGRRGPRPESFRIDPKTGNITLEEALLQTDYGLHRLLVKVSDHGYPEPLHSTVMVNLFVNDTVSNESYIESLLRKEPEINIEEKEPQISIEPTHRKVEPVSCMPTLVALSVISLGSITLVTGMGIYICLRGKRHHREDENLEVQIQLKGKIDLHMRERKPMDISNI from the exons ATGCGCAGCCGAGGGGATGCGCGCAGCTCGCGGGCCCTGCCAGTGAGCTGGCGCCCGGCGACCTGGCACCCGCGCCTGGATATGGGGCGTCTAAGTCGTTCCAGGAGCAGCACCAGCCACAGAAACCTACCG CATCtgcttctgtttttcctcttcgTGGGACCCTTCAACTGCCTGGCGAGTTACAGCCGGGCCACGGAGCTTCTGTACAGCCTGAACGAGGGACTGCCCGCGGGGGTGCTCATCGGCAGCCTGGCCGAGGACCTGCGGCTGGTGCAAGGAGCAGGGAGGCAGGACCCGCAGTCGCAGCCCCCGGAGCACAGCGGCGCCGAGCGGaaccctcctctctccttcagcCTGGCCTCCCAGGGACTGAGTGGTCAGTACGTGATCCTAGACAATCGCTCCGGGGAGCTGCACACTTCTGCCCAGGAGATCGACAGGGAGGCCCTGTGTCTTGAAGGAGGTGGAGGGGCTGCCTGGTGGAGCAGCATTTCCATCTCCTCTTCGCCTTCCGCTGACTCTTGTCTTTTGCTTCTGGATGTACTGGTCCTGCCTCAGGAATACTTTAGGTTTGTGAAGGTGAAAATCGCTATCCGGGACATCAATGACAATGCCCCACAGTTCCCTGTTTCCGAAATATCGGTTTGGGTCCCAGAAAATGCACCTGTAAACACCCGGCTGGCCATAGAGCATCCTGCCATGGACCGAGATACAGGCACTAACGGAGTTCAGACCTACCGCTTGCTGGACTACCATCGTATGTTCACCCTGGACGTGGAGGAGAATGAGAATGGGGAGCGAACACCCTACCTAATTGTCATGGGACTGTTGGACAGGGAGACCCAGGACCAGTATGTGAGCATCATCATAGCTGAGGATGGTGGGTCTCCACCACTGTTGGGCAGTGCCACCCTCACCATTGGCATAAGTGACATTAATGACAATTGCCCTCTCTTCACAGACTCACAAATCAATGCCACTGTGTATGGGAATGCTACAGTCGGCACACCGATTGCAGCTGTCCAGGCTGTGGACAGAGACTTGGGAAACAATGCTCAGGTCACCTACTCTTACAGCCAGAAAGTTCCACAAGTATCCAAGGATTTATTCCATCTGGATGAAAACACTGGAGTCATTAAACTTTTCAGTAAGATTGGGGGAAGTGTTCTGCAAACACACAAGCTCACCATTCTTGCTAATGGGCCGGGCTGCATTCCTGCTATGATAACTGCCCTGGTGACCATTATCAAAGTCATTTTCAGACCACCTGAAATTGTCCCTCGTTATATAGCGAATGAGATAGATGGTATTGTTTACCTGAAAGAACTGGAACCTGTTAAAActccaattgcatttttcaccATAAGAGATCCAGAAGGTAAATACAAGGTTAACTGCTACTTGGATGGTGAAGGACCATTTAGGTTATCACCCTACAAACCATACAGTAATGAATATCTGCTAGAAACCACAAAACCTATGGATTATGAGCTACAGCAGTTCTATGAAATAGCTGTGGTAGCCTGGAACTCTGAGGGATTTCATGtcaaaaaaatgattaaagtgcAACTTTTAGATGACAATGATAATGCTCCTATTTTCCTTCAACCCTTGATGGAACTAACCATTGAAGAAAACAACTCACCTAATGCCTTTTTGACTAAGCTAGATGCTACAGATGCTGACAGTGGAGAGAGGGGACAAGTTTCATATTTTCTGGGACCTGATGCTCCATCATACTTTTCCTTAGACAGTGTCACAGGAGTTCTGACAGTTTCTACTCAGCTGGAtcgagaagagaaagaaaagtacaagTACACAGTCAGAGCTGTTGACTCTGGGAAGCCACCCAAAGAATCAGTAGCCACCGTGGCTATCACAGTGTTGGATAAAAATGACAACAGTCCTAGGTTCATCAACAAGGACTTCAGCTTCTTTGTGCCAGAAAACTTTCCAGGATATGGTGAAATTGGAATAATTAGTGTAACAGATGCCGATGCTGGGCAAAATGGATGGGTTGCCCTCTCCGTGGTGAACCAGAGTGATATTTTTGTCATAGACACAGGAAAGGGCATGCTGAGAGCCAAAGTCTCTTTGGACAGAGAGCAGCAAAGCTCCTATACTTTGTGGGTTGAAGCTGTTGATGGAGGTGAGCCTCCCCTCTCCTCTACCACAAAAATCACAATTCTCCTTCTAGATATCAACGACAACCCAcctcttgttttatttcctcaaTCTAACATGTCTTACCTGTTGGTTTTACCTTCTACTCTCCCTGGCTCCCCAGTTACAGAGGTCTATGCAATTGACAAAGACACAGGCATGAATGCTGTCATAGCTTACAGCATCATAGGGAGAAGAGGTCCTAGGCCTGAGTCGTTTAGGATTGACCCTAAAACTGGCAACATTACTTTGGAAGAGGCATTGCTGCAGACAGATTATGGGCTCCATCGTTTACTGGTGAAAGTGAGTGATCACGGTTATCCCGAACCTCTCCATTCCACGGTCATGGTGAACCTATTTGTCAATGACACTGTCAGTAATGAGAGCTACATCGAGAGTCTTTTAAGAAAGGAACCAGAAATTAACATAGAGGAGAAAGAACCACAAATCTCAATAGAACCGACTCACAGGAAAGTTGAGCCTGTGTCTTGTATGCCCACCTTAGTAGCTCTGTCTGTAATAAGCTTGGGTTCTATCACTCTCGTAACAGGGATGGGCATATACATCTGTTTGAGAGGGAAAAGGCATCACAGGGAGGATGAAAATTTGGAAGTACAAattcaattaaaaggaaaaattgacttGCATATGAGAGAGAGGAAACCAATGGATATttctaatatttga